The nucleotide sequence CTACCAGATGCACTGGTGCCGCTTCCATCCGGAGACACCCAACTTCCTGGGTCCCGTGGGCAATGCCGGACCCGCTGGACGCTTCTCCTGCTGCGGTCAGCAGGCTTTTCGCTATGAGACCCTGCCGGGACCAAATGTttgtataaaattaaatacaatttattttaaagctctATGATTAAGATTAGATTCTTCAATGTCATGTTACGATGGGTTTCCAGATAAACCATCTCTTAACCAGAGGTTATAAGCTTTGGTTATATTTAAAAGCTACGACAAAGGTCAGATTTCATCTGATTTTTTTTAtgattaataatatttaactCTAATTCTCTATtggtaaaatcaacaaaacaataaataacTTAAGTTTCTATCACAGAttacaaacaaaatatttaacatgACATTGAGCAATCGCTTGTAATAGTTATTTTTCCACTTTTTGTAGGGATGTCAGTTCCGTGAGCACAGTGTCCTGGTGGAAACAGATCGTGAACGAGCCATCCTGGCCATAGCCCAGTTGGTGGGCGAGAACTATGCTTTGTGTGAGCAGCCACCGTTGAGGATCCAAGAACTGGCAGCCGCCGGCGAGATCAGTCCCAGTTGGCAGGGGATCTCCTTGACTCCCCAGAGATGTCGTCAAGGTCTCCTACCGCAGCTCTGCATGGACAGTGTGCTAAAGAGAGGTGGGTAGTTATCTTCCAGCTGATGTCTTAACATACAATCTCTCTTTCCCAGTGACCAACCACCGGGTGAGCCGTCGGATGCGCGGATCGCGCTACCAAATGGACACCAGCACTGATTCCGAGACGACGTCCACCAGCGAGGATGATGCCCGATGCCTGCGTCCACGCATGCGCAATGTTCGCGATGATGATGAAGATTACAGCTCCAGTAGCGATGGTTGCGAGTCGGAGCATCGTCCTCCCCCCCGGAAAACACGTGGGAAAAAATCACGAAAGCGGTAAGATTAGCAGGATTAGGATATTAATGTACCATACTTACCTGAACTATCTGAGCAGTCCCACCGATGTATCGGGTCGTTTTTGGTCCGGCGAGCTGTCGGCCCGCAGCAACCAGGATCACCAGCGAGATTTCGAGGAGAAGATCATGAAGCAGGTTGCCAACTATGTGACCAAGAAGACCGGAACGGATCAGTGCCTGGTGCAGAATGCCCAACCGCTTGGTGGCTCCTATGTGCGTCTGGAGTCCGAGTGGAAGGAGATGCTCAAGCAGCGGCACAGCCATCACAACATCCAGGGACCGAATGCCACTGGCCTCTCCTTGCCCCAAAGCAGCAACACATGTCTGGGATCCGCAATTACAACCGGTGGATCCTCCGTTTCCGTCATGTCCAAGCAAAAGCACAAGTAGAAATCCTATTTGAGTAGATGTTAATTGCATTCGCCAGTAACGATCGTAGACCAAATATTTAGTCACAGATAACTAGTCAAATATTTAGCGCAAATCATAAATATTCATATGCAAATGtagaacaaattaaattattgaaaatgttgaaaaatatataaacaattGTATTGCATTCTAACAATGTGTTCCTGGTTGTATATGTTAGATTATCACAAATTTCGTTGATAATTTACAATGCATTGGGATTTATTTAGATTTGGCATTTGAGCCTTAAGTAAACTAAACGTGAATTATATTAATTTACATTTCTCAAGCTAGGGTAAATTACATTTTCCTTTCTTCAGTCTAGGCATGTCTTACAATAAACCGATTTTAAGTGTTCAGTCTCTCCACAAACGAAATCATAACTTCTCATTAAGCAtttcttaatatttgtttatttatttattaacttaaCGCAATTTACAAAGACTTCGATTTGTTATACACTTCTCTTTTTcacatttaatttttgtaaataatttttttttgtaatataaatTATGGTTGAAATGGAAAAAACAGTATTATTAAAGAAGGGGCCAGCAAATAAATGCGACTGCACGTAAGGAAATGAAACAGAACCCTGGGTTCGATTGCATAACACATGCTTGATAGGGCGCGGGCATGGCCTTAGGCTCAACCTTTCGGTGACCCACCCAGCGGCAAAATGTGCACAATAAACAGAGATATAGCGGAAAAACAAACAATTGGTATAGTTACAAGACAATGCCATTTTGTGGACATAAATTTACGAAAATGATTTTGTGTGGGGTGTGGGTACTAGAATTTAGAGTGATTGCCGATCTGAAGGTTTGATGCTGAAGTTGCCGGTGTTCCTGGTGTTGCCGCCGCCGTAAATGGTACTGATGATCGTGTGGCTGGGGCAAGCTAACTGAACAGGCCCTCCGTGGCCTTCTCCAGGTTCCAGTTCTCCTTGGAGAGCACGGCACGCGCCTCATGCTCGTCGATGCCCATGTCCTTAAGACGTTGGATCTTTGAATCACAATCGGGAAAGGTGTGCGGACCGCCCGCATAGGCGTTCGTCCAGTGCTTGGCCGTCAGCAGGAACAGGTCGTACTTGTCCTTGAACTGATAGGCCACCACAGCGTCCTGCGGATCATCTGGCTCAGCGGCGGCCAGGAGCGCCTGCAGGGACAGCAGTACAGTGCGCAGTGTCATCGCCGCTGCCCAGTTGTCCTTCAAGATGTCCAGGCAAATGGCGCCCGTCACCGACGAAATGTTCGGGTGCCATATGCGCGTTATGAAGCGAACCTGAGGAGTTAAACGTTTTGTCAGCGGCGtgtttattaaaaaacttatAAACAAATGGTTTTTTTAGTGTTCAAGTTTTGTTCTACAAAAAATTGTGAGTCAAATCTCTTAGTCTGGTTCTAAATCCAGTTGAATTATTCAGTATTTTATAATCTACTCTTTTTTTATGATTCCAGATCTATCTATTAACACAAATTTGTATTGCTGAGTGTTATTAACATAATTATTTCTATTATAAtctaaatttatattttcagtTTATAGTTTCctccttgtttttaaaatgtatagtgAAAATGTGTTGAATTGGGGCTTACTTAACATTAATAGGCCTCAATGCTTACAGAAAGTTTGATTGTCTCTAGTAATAACTCTTGATGAACTAGCTTTGGATCCTATATATAGGAAACCtttgataaaatattataaaagaacatttttttaaaagaataatTCGTTTTGCATGATTACTGAGGTTCTAAGAGGttcaaatatatttgaaatgaATCCATTCATCAAATGATCGTTCacttataatttaaattttggaATTTAGTATGATTTAAAGAGGAGGTTTGAGCTTTAAGATCTCCAAATGATGAATCCTTCGGACGACAGTATTGCCCACTCACCTTTGGCGGATTGAAGGGATATGTCTCGGGCACCTTGATCTCCAGGACGAACTTGCCGCCCTCGTAGGGCGTGTCGGGCGGACCGGCGATCTCGCCGCGCAGCTCTGTCCAACTGTCGTTGACCAGTTCGATTTTGATGGAACACTGGACGATCTGTCAGGGAGTACAAAGCAAAGTATTAAATAGAAATCGGTGCGGAACGGGTGTTTACATATCACAACTCAATATCTAACGAATCAAACACGAAACCAAGAAGCGCGCCAAAAACTGGAACCAAAGTCCGTGGACATGGACCCCACCCCCTGCAGCCCAGTTAGGGGTGGTGCAGCGGGCGATGCCCAGGGAGCGGGTAAGTGGCCACCATCGTCCTTGGTCCTCGGAACACTCACCTCCTCGCTGCGCATCACCTCCTTGAACTCCCGCTTGATCCGCGACACTGCCATGTTCGCCATGATGATTCTTCTGTTTCTCGGGCTCTCTCTCTCTTCTCTCCTCTTCTCCACTACTCTCTTCACTGTTCTCTCCGTTCTACGTTCTCCTTTCTCCGCCTCTCCTCTTCTCCTCGCTGTTCTATTCTCCcactgtttttgttgttggcCCCTGTGCAATTTTGCGGATTTTGATTTTGTGTTGCGTTGCGTAAATTACGACTGGCTGGTGGCCTCCAAGGTCGCTCCTCGCTAGATCGGTTGTGGGGACTGTCGAAGCAACGAGCTCGACCAGCACACAATAAATAACAAAACTCGATATCCTAAATTTCTGAAAAATGACTTTTTACAGCGCTCAGCACGACTATTTTGCCTgtgctattttttttttgttttttagtgTGACCGCCGCGCCGCATGCCAAAAATTCTGAAAGCTCTCCTATCGATTGGCCTATCGATGGAGGTTCTGCAAATTGGCGCGAGAAATCGAAATCGACTTGAGAATAAAGTAAATTTGAATATGTATAGTGAATGTGATATATCCGTCATTTTTTAGGATACTAAAAATTATCAGGAAATGTTATTTTGTTGTGTTTGAATATTTTAGTTCAATCTTTCTtcgaaattattattattaaatatctTTAATAGGTGTTTCTtcattattttctttattttaataaactttTACTTGGATTACCCCTAATCTATATAAACATGACAAAAATACAACAATATTAACGATTATAAAAACTACGGATACACATTTATAAATTTCCTGCCAACGCGACAATAATTATTGCTATAAGTTTATAAACAAAGGATACAGATAAACTTCGACTCAAGTTTCAGTCTTTTGAGTTTTCAGTCTCATCATTAGATAAGCAATTTTCCCCCCAATCAACGTAATTTAAGTATTATTAAGGCAATTGAGACAGCAATCTGCAAACTTAAGACAACATTCACAAGACTTTTCGAAGAACATAAAATCGATTAGGAATGTTGCGCCCAGTAGAACTGCCTTTAGGTTAACGTCCAAGTCCATTGGAAAGGTGAGCCCAAACATATCTGCATCGGTAAACCACTCACGGGCAAGTCCTGACCACTGTTTCGAGATCCTGCCTACCTTTTCACCATCAAGAGATATCACCTgatgaaatataaaaataaatattaaatgtaaaaGATTAAGGGAAAGACCAAACCCACATTAAAGTTGACCTTGCAGCACATGGAGCAAAAACAAGCGGGTCCTTCGATGCGCAACACGAGATCTCCATTTTGGTTTAGGATACGAAAACAGGGTCTGCAAATGGACCACTCCTCCTGGATTTTACCTACCACGTTTCCAGGTGGTGCGGATATCTCAATGCTGTGCAGACAGCAGGGACAACAGATAGATGAGCAGCCCAGAGGACGGTGCATGTGGATCACCTCGTTCTTCAGATAGGTATCAAAAATCTTCATGTGAAAGGGTCTTTCGGGACAGCAGTTACGGGTGCAACAGTTGGTGTCCTCCACTGCATAGAACACCTTCTGACCCAGGACATTTTGAATGGAGTAACGATTATTGGTCTCGAATCCAGTGAGGGCCTCGAGAAGTTCGACCTTCTGCTTAACCAGAAGCTGATCGACGTTTGCCAGGTACTCTAATCCGCGTGGGCAGTGAGGTATTTCAGTTTTGGGTAATCCATTTAGTGCTATACCGGCTCCCAATCCAGGTTGAGTGACTATGGGTTGTTGTCCTGGTGAATAGGGATATTGTACAAATTCCGAGGGATACCCATTGGTAGTTTGAAGTTCTTTAAGGGGTTGAACTGGATAACATTCGACGGTTTGTAATGGGGGTGCACTATGTCCATCTCCCACTTGGTTTGGATTTTC is from Drosophila suzukii chromosome 3, CBGP_Dsuzu_IsoJpt1.0, whole genome shotgun sequence and encodes:
- the LOC108013094 gene encoding phospholipid scramblase 2-like → MDSNPVAVQIPGASDPVSQISSPRETENPNQVGDGHSAPPLQTVECYPVQPLKELQTTNGYPSEFVQYPYSPGQQPIVTQPGLGAGIALNGLPKTEIPHCPRGLEYLANVDQLLVKQKVELLEALTGFETNNRYSIQNVLGQKVFYAVEDTNCCTRNCCPERPFHMKIFDTYLKNEVIHMHRPLGCSSICCPCCLHSIEISAPPGNVVGKIQEEWSICRPCFRILNQNGDLVLRIEGPACFCSMCCKVNFNVISLDGEKVGRISKQWSGLAREWFTDADMFGLTFPMDLDVNLKAVLLGATFLIDFMFFEKSCECCLKFADCCLNCLNNT
- the Ubc4 gene encoding ubiquitin-conjugating enzyme E2-22 kDa translates to MANMAVSRIKREFKEVMRSEEIVQCSIKIELVNDSWTELRGEIAGPPDTPYEGGKFVLEIKVPETYPFNPPKVRFITRIWHPNISSVTGAICLDILKDNWAAAMTLRTVLLSLQALLAAAEPDDPQDAVVAYQFKDKYDLFLLTAKHWTNAYAGGPHTFPDCDSKIQRLKDMGIDEHEARAVLSKENWNLEKATEGLFS